A single region of the Thioalkalivibrio nitratireducens DSM 14787 genome encodes:
- a CDS encoding DUF4351 domain-containing protein, translating to MNTQRVVPVVVFLHRGDFPTKLSLGGDAGTYLNFHFLAYALPRIPAREHFESPNLVARLNLPNMAYGPEEKLEVYAQAMRGLTTLEPDPERRIKYLDFIDIYAALDENERIVYRQRYPEEVAKMTRFAERFIEEGIGQGEARVLLRQLTLKFGPLPEPVRARIESADADTLLRWSERVLTADHLDEVFGS from the coding sequence ATGAACACCCAACGGGTGGTACCGGTGGTGGTGTTCCTGCACCGAGGCGATTTCCCCACGAAGCTATCGCTTGGCGGGGATGCAGGCACCTACCTCAACTTCCACTTCCTGGCCTACGCGCTCCCGCGGATTCCGGCCCGGGAGCACTTCGAAAGCCCCAACCTGGTAGCGCGGCTGAACCTGCCGAACATGGCCTACGGCCCGGAGGAGAAGCTCGAGGTTTACGCGCAGGCAATGCGCGGCCTGACCACGCTGGAGCCGGACCCGGAGCGCCGGATCAAGTACCTGGATTTCATCGACATCTACGCGGCGCTGGACGAGAATGAACGCATCGTCTACCGCCAGCGATATCCCGAGGAGGTGGCCAAGATGACACGATTTGCAGAGCGGTTTATCGAGGAAGGCATTGGCCAGGGCGAGGCCCGCGTGCTGCTTCGCCAGCTCACACTGAAATTCGGCCCGCTACCGGAACCGGTACGGGCGCGCATCGAATCGGCAGACGCCGACACACTGCTACGCTGGTCGGAGCGGGTGCTCACCGCCGATCATCTCGATGAGGTGTTCGGGTCATAG
- a CDS encoding type II toxin-antitoxin system prevent-host-death family antitoxin — MEVVNVSGLKNNPSEALRKARKDMVVVMNRDRPDAVLVGLEQTGLLQGKGVRPALATVLFREGHLSLVRAAHLAQMPVATFAAHLSRIGVPVVRLDEDETRQDMDTLEEWLASS, encoded by the coding sequence ATGGAAGTCGTCAATGTGAGCGGCCTGAAAAACAATCCCAGTGAAGCCCTGCGCAAGGCGCGCAAGGACATGGTGGTGGTCATGAACCGCGACCGTCCCGACGCGGTGTTGGTGGGTCTGGAGCAAACGGGCCTGCTGCAGGGGAAAGGCGTTCGGCCCGCGCTGGCCACCGTCTTGTTCCGTGAGGGGCACCTGTCCCTGGTGCGGGCAGCGCATCTGGCCCAGATGCCCGTTGCGACGTTTGCCGCCCACCTGTCGCGAATTGGCGTGCCGGTGGTGCGCCTCGATGAAGACGAAACCCGGCAGGACATGGACACGCTGGAAGAATGGCTCGCCTCGTCCTGA
- a CDS encoding ISL3 family transposase, translated as MPANILNLPDFKVQRVEEADHDYHVYAEVSNPPGGVCTACGSDHLIGHGRNEQVIRDVPTHGKRLAIYVDTRRWRCQSCGKTFMQAVPAVNAKREMTDRLVRWIGQQSLKRTFASIAGDTGLDEKTIRNIFRDYINALESEFRFETPQWMAIDEIHIINKPRCVVSSIQNNTIVDLLHNRNKDTVAKYLCKIPNRDKVQYVAIDMRTPYRDAVSAELPEASIIIDKFHVVRMANEAVEKVRKSLREQLTPQQRRGLMHDRFVLLKRERDLDDKEALLLDGWTKNYPELGAAYRLKEDFYAVYEGSDSPEAALAAYEAWKKAVVPEVRDAFDDLMRAFTNWQPFILNYFEHRVTNAYTESLNRLSRVVNLLGRGYSFEALRAKILFTKGAHKHKLSCRKFERRREPEPELAAAEKAARVGLPETYDPHKHEKPQKNYGADLNTLIELLESGRL; from the coding sequence ATGCCCGCCAACATCCTGAACCTCCCCGACTTCAAAGTGCAGCGGGTCGAGGAAGCCGACCACGACTATCACGTCTACGCCGAAGTCTCGAACCCTCCAGGTGGTGTCTGCACGGCCTGCGGCTCTGATCATCTGATCGGCCACGGGCGCAACGAGCAGGTGATCCGCGACGTGCCCACCCACGGCAAGCGTCTTGCGATCTACGTGGACACCCGCCGCTGGCGGTGCCAGTCTTGCGGCAAGACCTTCATGCAGGCAGTGCCCGCCGTCAACGCCAAGCGCGAAATGACCGATCGGCTGGTGCGCTGGATCGGTCAGCAGAGCTTGAAGCGGACGTTTGCCAGCATCGCGGGCGATACCGGCCTCGATGAGAAGACCATCCGCAACATCTTCCGCGACTACATCAACGCGCTGGAATCCGAATTCCGCTTCGAGACGCCGCAGTGGATGGCAATTGACGAAATCCACATCATCAACAAGCCCCGTTGCGTCGTCTCGAGCATCCAAAACAACACCATCGTGGACCTGCTCCACAACCGGAACAAGGACACGGTGGCCAAGTACCTGTGCAAGATTCCGAACCGGGACAAGGTGCAGTACGTGGCGATCGATATGCGGACGCCGTACCGCGATGCGGTGAGCGCGGAGCTGCCAGAAGCTAGCATCATCATCGACAAGTTCCACGTTGTCCGCATGGCGAATGAAGCCGTGGAAAAGGTCAGGAAGAGCCTGCGTGAGCAACTGACGCCCCAGCAGCGACGGGGCTTGATGCATGACCGTTTCGTGCTTTTGAAGCGCGAGCGCGATCTGGACGACAAGGAAGCGCTGCTGCTCGATGGTTGGACGAAGAACTACCCCGAGTTGGGAGCCGCGTACAGGCTCAAGGAAGATTTCTACGCCGTCTATGAAGGGTCAGATAGCCCCGAGGCCGCCCTGGCGGCCTATGAGGCTTGGAAGAAGGCCGTGGTGCCCGAGGTGCGGGACGCCTTCGACGATCTGATGCGGGCCTTCACCAACTGGCAGCCCTTCATCCTCAACTACTTCGAGCACCGCGTCACAAATGCCTACACCGAGAGCCTGAACCGCCTAAGCCGCGTTGTGAACCTACTGGGGCGGGGCTATAGCTTTGAGGCGCTGCGGGCCAAGATTCTGTTCACCAAGGGTGCACACAAGCACAAGCTCAGTTGCCGGAAGTTCGAGCGGCGGCGTGAGCCTGAGCCGGAACTGGCTGCCGCAGAGAAAGCGGCGAGAGTTGGACTGCCAGAGACCTACGACCCACACAAGCACGAGAAGCCGCAGAAGAACTACGGGGCCGACCTAAACACGCTGATCGAGCTGCTGGAATCCGGGCGGCTGTGA
- a CDS encoding type II toxin-antitoxin system VapC family toxin, which produces MIAIDTNILARFYVEDPHDPEAASQRPVARRILVESPSLYVPMTVVLELEWVLRAFYRFEAADFIRVVRHLLGLSHVVVGGREHVETALDWHHEGLDFADALHLAASAHCKEFLSFDDRRFAHRAERLALSPPVVIPR; this is translated from the coding sequence ATGATCGCGATTGACACGAATATCCTCGCTCGGTTCTACGTCGAGGATCCGCACGATCCGGAGGCTGCATCCCAAAGGCCGGTCGCCCGGAGAATCCTGGTGGAATCGCCCAGCCTGTACGTGCCCATGACGGTAGTCCTTGAACTCGAATGGGTATTGCGCGCCTTCTACCGTTTCGAGGCAGCGGATTTCATTCGCGTCGTCCGGCACCTGCTGGGCCTGTCGCACGTCGTGGTGGGAGGACGGGAACACGTCGAGACCGCACTGGACTGGCATCACGAAGGCTTGGATTTCGCGGACGCCCTGCACCTTGCCGCGAGCGCCCACTGCAAGGAGTTCCTGAGCTTCGACGACCGGCGTTTTGCACACCGCGCGGAACGGCTCGCGCTTTCTCCTCCCGTCGTTATCCCTCGCTGA
- a CDS encoding putative toxin-antitoxin system toxin component, PIN family — MPDSGVANAWVLDTNLLISRLLVPSGTAAKAVDHALGRGILLASEATLQELVTVLGRSKFDSYVSREDRQQFIRLLGGIARVVSISAPIRACRDPRDDKFLELAVHGEARTIITGDADLLDLDPFHGIRIVRPADFLRMHEG, encoded by the coding sequence ATGCCTGACTCTGGGGTCGCGAACGCCTGGGTTCTGGATACCAACCTGCTGATCAGTCGTCTGCTGGTACCTTCCGGCACCGCGGCGAAGGCGGTGGATCACGCACTCGGCCGCGGCATCCTCCTGGCGTCCGAGGCCACGCTGCAGGAACTCGTCACGGTGCTTGGTCGGTCGAAGTTCGATTCCTACGTGAGCCGCGAGGATCGCCAGCAGTTCATTCGTCTTCTCGGCGGCATCGCTCGCGTGGTTTCCATTTCCGCTCCGATCCGGGCGTGCCGCGATCCCAGGGACGATAAGTTCCTCGAACTCGCGGTCCACGGCGAGGCCCGGACCATCATCACCGGGGATGCCGACCTGCTGGATCTCGACCCGTTCCATGGCATACGCATCGTGAGGCCTGCTGATTTCCTGCGGATGCACGAGGGATAG
- a CDS encoding type II toxin-antitoxin system Phd/YefM family antitoxin, which translates to MRRVQATEAKAKFSGLLAAVEAGETVAIMRRGRVIARLVPDAPTPAADAFRPLWDEQDEIDLVAPADVPPEPVSRL; encoded by the coding sequence ATGCGCCGTGTGCAGGCAACCGAGGCCAAGGCCAAGTTTTCCGGCCTGCTGGCAGCCGTGGAGGCGGGCGAGACGGTCGCGATCATGCGCCGTGGCCGGGTGATTGCCCGCCTGGTGCCCGACGCACCCACGCCGGCGGCCGACGCCTTTCGCCCGCTGTGGGATGAGCAGGACGAAATCGACCTGGTCGCACCGGCGGATGTGCCCCCAGAGCCGGTGAGCCGCCTGTAG
- a CDS encoding nucleotidyltransferase family protein, with protein MRPSEALASNRAAIRHVVESHRARNARVFGSVLRGQDTDSSDLDILIDPTPETTLFDISAIRVELRKLLGVPVDVLTPNALPDKFRAAVLAEASPV; from the coding sequence ATGAGGCCGTCTGAAGCCTTGGCCTCGAACCGTGCCGCGATCCGGCACGTGGTCGAGTCCCACCGTGCCCGGAATGCCCGGGTCTTCGGCTCCGTGCTGCGCGGCCAGGACACCGACAGCAGCGACCTCGACATCCTCATCGACCCGACGCCGGAAACGACACTGTTCGATATCAGCGCGATCCGCGTGGAGCTGCGCAAGCTACTGGGCGTGCCTGTGGACGTGTTGACGCCAAATGCGTTGCCGGACAAGTTCCGCGCTGCCGTGCTGGCGGAGGCCAGTCCCGTATGA
- a CDS encoding AbrB/MazE/SpoVT family DNA-binding domain-containing protein, with translation MTTATVSDKGQVVIPASIRRSLGIGPGCQLEFHLEGNVIRAEVKRRMTPTRAEDGFGMLVCERPGTRRLAEFDVATAMREANADDRD, from the coding sequence ATGACAACCGCCACCGTTTCGGACAAAGGGCAAGTCGTGATTCCCGCCAGCATCCGCCGGTCGCTGGGTATCGGGCCGGGCTGTCAGCTGGAATTTCACCTTGAAGGCAACGTGATTCGAGCCGAGGTGAAGCGAAGAATGACACCCACGCGGGCCGAAGACGGGTTCGGAATGCTGGTGTGCGAACGGCCGGGCACACGCCGGCTGGCCGAATTCGACGTGGCCACGGCGATGAGAGAAGCCAACGCAGATGATCGCGATTGA
- a CDS encoding PIN domain-containing protein — protein sequence MRYLLDTNVFIAAMKGVDSVRRRLEQLPLSDLLLSPVVLGELELGVQKSAHREKNAARLAALVEQIELVPLNGEVSRQYGRIRAQLESGGTPIGANDYWIAAQALALGAVVVTDDQSEFTRVPGLITENWLGRV from the coding sequence ATGCGTTACCTGCTCGATACCAACGTTTTCATCGCTGCCATGAAGGGCGTGGACTCCGTGCGTCGACGGCTCGAGCAGCTGCCGCTGAGCGACCTGCTGCTATCCCCGGTGGTCCTTGGCGAACTCGAGCTTGGGGTTCAAAAGAGCGCGCATCGCGAGAAAAACGCGGCGCGGCTGGCGGCACTGGTGGAGCAGATCGAGCTGGTTCCCCTCAATGGCGAAGTCAGTCGGCAGTACGGCCGGATCAGGGCGCAGCTGGAGAGTGGGGGCACCCCCATCGGCGCGAACGATTACTGGATTGCCGCGCAAGCCCTCGCACTGGGGGCCGTGGTGGTGACGGACGACCAGTCGGAGTTCACTCGTGTCCCGGGCCTGATCACCGAGAACTGGCTGGGCAGGGTGTAG
- the hepT gene encoding type VII toxin-antitoxin system HepT family RNase toxin yields MDTALIEKKLAFIQTCVRELKELADPERLAIDVRERRFVEHTLQLAIQAALDAASHWVSARRLGEPETNRALFTMLAEDHVIDRELGETLAAMAGLRNILVHGYQTVNTDKLRDILDHHLGDFERFSAALHASMQYAQRP; encoded by the coding sequence ATGGACACCGCCCTGATCGAGAAAAAGCTGGCTTTCATCCAGACCTGCGTGCGGGAACTCAAAGAGTTGGCCGACCCAGAACGCCTCGCCATCGACGTCCGGGAACGGCGCTTCGTGGAACACACCCTGCAGCTTGCAATCCAGGCGGCCCTTGATGCCGCGTCGCACTGGGTTTCGGCGCGGCGCCTGGGTGAACCCGAAACCAACCGTGCCTTGTTCACAATGCTAGCCGAGGACCACGTCATCGACCGTGAACTGGGTGAGACGCTGGCCGCCATGGCAGGGTTACGCAATATTCTCGTCCACGGATATCAAACCGTGAATACAGACAAGCTTCGGGATATCCTTGATCACCACTTGGGCGATTTCGAGCGATTCTCGGCCGCCCTACATGCGTCCATGCAGTACGCTCAGCGCCCATGA
- a CDS encoding type II toxin-antitoxin system HicA family toxin has translation MSRAEKLIARFREQPSDFTWDELVRLLEALDYTQATAGSTGGSRRRFVHATAPTISLHKPHPGNVVKRYAMAALLRVLKEEGLV, from the coding sequence ATGAGTCGGGCCGAGAAACTGATCGCAAGGTTCCGGGAGCAGCCGAGCGATTTCACCTGGGACGAGTTGGTCCGCTTGCTGGAAGCCCTGGATTACACACAGGCTACTGCAGGTAGCACGGGCGGCTCCCGACGACGATTCGTACACGCGACTGCGCCAACGATCTCGTTGCACAAACCCCACCCGGGCAATGTCGTGAAGCGGTATGCCATGGCGGCGTTGCTGCGGGTTCTGAAGGAGGAGGGTCTGGTATGA
- a CDS encoding Fic/DOC family protein: MTGRYRASGREAEYQAGSDDRVLRNRLGIAAPDEMDEVEMFLLEKLYEQLFGDAFPDRRLTVSDLKDWHYRWLGNVYDWAGEERSVNLAKDDFHFAAAAQIPRLLGGFQRECLDRFTPWNSHFESEPAEAIAITHVELILIHPFREGNGRLARLLADVMAVQAGNGLLDYAEWDRQKGRYFAAIQHGLAGDYDPMKRLVTAALAG; this comes from the coding sequence ATGACCGGTCGTTATCGGGCTTCGGGCCGCGAGGCCGAGTATCAGGCGGGATCGGATGACCGGGTGTTGCGCAACCGCCTGGGGATTGCCGCGCCCGACGAAATGGACGAGGTGGAGATGTTCTTGCTGGAGAAGCTATACGAACAGTTGTTCGGGGATGCATTTCCGGATAGGCGGCTGACGGTGTCCGACCTCAAGGACTGGCACTATCGGTGGCTGGGCAATGTATATGACTGGGCCGGTGAGGAACGGAGCGTGAATCTGGCCAAGGACGATTTTCATTTTGCCGCCGCCGCGCAGATTCCCCGGTTGCTGGGTGGATTCCAGCGGGAGTGCCTGGATCGGTTCACTCCCTGGAATAGCCACTTCGAATCAGAGCCGGCGGAGGCAATTGCCATTACTCACGTCGAACTGATCCTGATTCATCCGTTTCGCGAGGGCAACGGCCGTTTGGCACGGTTGCTGGCCGACGTCATGGCGGTGCAGGCAGGCAACGGTTTGCTGGACTACGCCGAATGGGATCGTCAGAAGGGACGCTATTTTGCGGCGATTCAGCACGGGCTTGCGGGTGATTACGACCCTATGAAACGGCTAGTCACCGCTGCGCTTGCAGGGTGA
- a CDS encoding type II toxin-antitoxin system Phd/YefM family antitoxin, whose amino-acid sequence MRTVTATEAKQGLAGVIEAARKEPVIIQRQKRDVAVVLSPAEYQRLVRLNADEFQRFCDQVGGKAEAAGLTQEKLDQLLADA is encoded by the coding sequence ATGCGCACCGTGACCGCAACGGAAGCCAAACAAGGACTCGCCGGAGTCATCGAAGCGGCCCGCAAGGAGCCGGTGATCATCCAGCGACAGAAGCGCGATGTCGCTGTGGTGCTGTCTCCGGCCGAGTACCAACGCCTGGTGCGTCTGAACGCCGACGAATTTCAGCGTTTTTGCGATCAAGTCGGCGGAAAGGCCGAAGCGGCCGGACTGACCCAGGAGAAACTCGACCAGTTACTGGCCGATGCCTGA
- a CDS encoding DUF86 domain-containing protein → MTRDPQRLPDYLGHILEAIERIRSYVEDVDEIGFLSSKMIQDAVIRNLEVIGEASRNIERVHPEFAAAHPELPLTLANDMRNTLAHGYFKVDLEIVWKTIQADLPDLHAQITAVSATLPRNPDDEGMEPRASRSPT, encoded by the coding sequence ATGACCCGCGATCCTCAGCGACTGCCCGACTACCTGGGGCACATCCTTGAAGCCATCGAGCGCATCCGCTCCTACGTTGAAGATGTTGACGAAATTGGCTTCTTGTCCAGCAAGATGATTCAGGATGCCGTGATTCGCAACCTGGAAGTGATCGGCGAAGCCAGCCGCAATATCGAGCGAGTTCACCCGGAGTTTGCAGCCGCACACCCTGAACTTCCGTTGACGCTCGCCAATGACATGCGTAACACCTTGGCACATGGCTACTTCAAAGTGGACTTGGAAATCGTCTGGAAGACGATTCAGGCCGACCTGCCCGATCTGCACGCGCAAATCACCGCGGTGAGCGCGACGCTACCCCGCAACCCCGATGACGAAGGGATGGAACCTCGGGCCAGTCGGTCGCCGACATGA
- a CDS encoding type II toxin-antitoxin system HicB family antitoxin has product MTTMLEYKGYLGSVDFSDEDEVFHGRLEFIRDLVTYEGTDARSLKQAFHEAVDDYLALCAEQGRTPDEPLKGSFNVRPGPDLHRRAMLFARRRGLNLNTVVSDALREYLDQKDRVAH; this is encoded by the coding sequence ATGACCACCATGCTCGAATACAAGGGTTACCTGGGCTCGGTCGACTTCAGCGACGAAGACGAGGTGTTTCATGGCCGCCTGGAGTTCATCCGCGACCTGGTCACTTACGAGGGAACCGACGCGAGGAGCCTGAAGCAAGCCTTCCACGAGGCCGTGGACGACTACCTTGCGCTGTGTGCCGAACAGGGACGCACCCCCGACGAGCCACTCAAGGGCAGTTTCAACGTACGCCCCGGGCCCGATTTGCACCGGCGGGCCATGCTCTTCGCCCGGCGCAGGGGCCTGAACCTGAACACGGTAGTGAGCGATGCACTGCGCGAGTACCTGGACCAGAAGGATCGCGTCGCGCACTGA
- a CDS encoding DUF4351 domain-containing protein, producing MTHDQNFKNLILDYPREAIALFAAAEAQAIDADARVTPVRQEQLQERLGERFRELDIPLLVEWPDGRREAILFVIEEETEPARFSVHRLAHYCLDLSELLHTQRVVPVVVFLHRGDFSGQLSLGGDADTYLDFRFLAYALPRIPAREHFESPNLVARLNLPNMAYGPEEKLEVYAQAMRGLTTLEPDPERRIKYLDFIDIYAALDENERIVYRQRYPEEVAEMTRFAERFLEKGRDEGREQGLEQGIGQGEARVLLRQLTLKFGPLPEPVRARIESADADTLLRWSERVLSADQLDEVFSASE from the coding sequence ATGACGCACGACCAGAACTTCAAAAACCTCATTCTCGACTACCCGCGCGAAGCCATCGCGCTGTTCGCGGCGGCCGAGGCGCAGGCGATCGATGCGGACGCCCGGGTCACGCCGGTGCGCCAGGAGCAGCTGCAGGAACGTCTTGGCGAGCGCTTCCGCGAACTCGACATTCCGCTGCTCGTGGAATGGCCGGACGGCCGGCGCGAGGCGATCCTGTTTGTGATCGAAGAAGAGACCGAGCCGGCACGGTTTTCCGTCCACCGACTCGCGCACTACTGCCTTGATCTCTCGGAACTGCTGCATACGCAGCGGGTGGTGCCGGTGGTGGTGTTCCTGCACCGAGGCGATTTTTCCGGACAGCTATCTCTCGGCGGGGATGCGGACACCTACCTCGACTTCCGCTTCCTGGCCTATGCACTGCCGCGGATTCCGGCCCGGGAGCACTTCGAAAGCCCCAACCTGGTCGCGCGGCTAAACCTGCCGAACATGGCCTACGGCCCGGAGGAGAAGCTCGAGGTCTATGCGCAGGCAATGCGCGGCCTCACCACGCTGGAGCCGGACCCGGAGCGCCGGATCAAATACCTGGATTTCATCGACATCTACGCGGCGCTGGACGAGAATGAACGCATCGTCTACCGCCAGAGATATCCCGAGGAGGTGGCAGAGATGACACGATTTGCAGAGCGTTTCCTGGAGAAAGGCCGGGACGAGGGCCGGGAACAGGGTCTGGAACAGGGCATTGGCCAGGGCGAGGCACGCGTGCTGCTTCGCCAACTCACACTGAAATTCGGCCCGCTACCGGAGCCGGTAAGAGCGCGCATCGAATCGGCAGACGCCGACACACTGCTACGCTGGTCGGAGCGCGTGCTCAGCGCCGACCAACTTGATGAGGTGTTCAGCGCGTCGGAGTGA
- a CDS encoding FitA-like ribbon-helix-helix domain-containing protein: MTIRNLDEKLKARLRVQAAMHGRSMEDEARDILRAALSAVPDDGHTLIGAIRSRIEPLGGIDLVNPWMNVP; encoded by the coding sequence ATGACCATCCGCAACCTCGATGAAAAGCTCAAGGCACGATTGAGGGTTCAGGCCGCAATGCACGGCCGTTCCATGGAAGATGAGGCCCGGGACATCCTGCGCGCCGCGTTGTCCGCGGTGCCTGATGACGGACATACGCTGATCGGCGCGATTCGCAGTCGGATCGAACCTCTGGGCGGCATTGATCTTGTTAATCCGTGGATGAACGTTCCGTAA
- a CDS encoding DUF4351 domain-containing protein, giving the protein MTRFAERFLEKGRDEGREEGIGQGEARVLLRQLTLKFGPLPDPVRARIESADADTLLRWSERVLTADQLEDVLGA; this is encoded by the coding sequence ATGACACGATTTGCAGAGCGTTTCCTGGAGAAAGGCCGGGACGAGGGCCGGGAGGAGGGCATTGGCCAGGGCGAGGCACGCGTGCTGCTTCGCCAGCTCACACTGAAGTTCGGCCCGCTGCCGGACCCGGTACGGGCGCGCATCGAATCGGCAGACGCCGACACACTGCTACGCTGGTCGGAGCGGGTGCTCACCGCCGACCAGCTTGAAGATGTGCTCGGGGCGTAA
- the mntA gene encoding type VII toxin-antitoxin system MntA family adenylyltransferase antitoxin — MGISAADDRLVGQLRVLLDRQPGLACAYLFGSMARGDATASSDIDLAVLFEQPTADTLRGPLAGLRLDLEDALGRPVDLVAIENAPPDLIHRVLRDGILLVDRNPNRRIAFEVRARNDYFDLLPYLHEYRRAGFA, encoded by the coding sequence ATGGGTATATCGGCCGCAGACGACCGCTTGGTTGGACAGCTGCGCGTCCTGCTGGACCGACAGCCAGGCCTGGCCTGCGCGTACCTTTTTGGCAGCATGGCGCGGGGCGACGCGACCGCCTCCAGCGACATCGATCTCGCTGTGCTCTTCGAGCAGCCCACGGCAGACACGCTGCGCGGCCCACTCGCCGGACTGCGACTCGACCTGGAGGATGCGCTGGGCCGGCCGGTGGACCTCGTGGCCATCGAGAACGCCCCGCCCGACCTCATCCACCGCGTGCTGCGCGACGGCATTCTTCTCGTGGACCGAAACCCGAACCGCCGCATCGCCTTTGAGGTGCGCGCCCGCAACGACTATTTCGATCTGCTGCCCTACCTGCACGAATATCGCCGGGCTGGTTTCGCCTGA
- the mntA gene encoding type VII toxin-antitoxin system MntA family adenylyltransferase antitoxin translates to MDNPLIEQLRALLDRQPGLACAYLFGSVARGAATATSDIDLAVLLEQANEDTLHGPLARLQLDLEDALGRPVDLVAMDTAPPDLIHRVLRNGILLVDRNPNRRIAFEVRARNDYFDLLPYLTEYRRAGFA, encoded by the coding sequence ATGGACAACCCGTTGATCGAACAACTGCGAGCTCTGCTGGACCGACAGCCGGGCCTGGCTTGCGCCTACTTGTTCGGCAGCGTGGCGCGCGGCGCGGCGACCGCCACCAGCGATATCGACCTCGCAGTGCTCCTTGAGCAGGCTAATGAAGACACGCTGCACGGCCCGCTCGCCCGGCTGCAACTCGACCTGGAAGACGCGCTGGGACGCCCCGTCGATCTCGTGGCCATGGACACCGCCCCACCCGACCTCATCCACCGCGTACTGCGCAACGGCATCCTGCTGGTCGACCGAAACCCGAACCGTCGCATCGCGTTCGAGGTCCGGGCCCGAAACGACTATTTCGATCTCCTGCCCTACCTGACCGAGTACCGTCGGGCCGGTTTCGCCTGA
- a CDS encoding BrnA antitoxin family protein, producing the protein MLEFLAAASRASSASDQRARESVKRMSTGSKTNAMSRKQALQAVRDLPREKDFLWGGVDEDERPATNEELLESLEAQRRKRGRPSGSGNKEQVAIRIDRDVLAAFRAGGPGWQTCMNQALRKWLCTHSKP; encoded by the coding sequence GTGCTCGAATTTCTCGCGGCCGCCAGCCGCGCATCATCAGCTTCCGACCAGCGAGCACGAGAGAGCGTGAAACGTATGAGCACTGGCTCGAAAACGAATGCGATGAGCCGTAAACAGGCACTGCAGGCCGTTCGGGACCTGCCGCGCGAGAAGGACTTTCTGTGGGGCGGCGTAGATGAAGACGAACGCCCCGCCACCAACGAGGAGCTGCTGGAGAGCCTGGAGGCACAACGCCGTAAACGCGGTCGCCCTTCCGGCTCCGGCAACAAGGAGCAGGTGGCCATCCGCATCGACCGGGACGTATTGGCCGCGTTCCGCGCCGGCGGCCCAGGCTGGCAAACGTGCATGAACCAAGCCCTGCGGAAGTGGCTGTGCACCCATTCGAAGCCGTGA
- a CDS encoding DUF3368 domain-containing protein, which produces MARLVLSDASPLIALSRVNGLAWLPSLFGTVTMPPEVYREVLPGLDLPGEDAITQALSAGWLDIAGPGPGTPALPELDEGESACIRIALAHDGPTLLLMDERAGRAIAQERGLRVAGTAAIIGLAKQRGLIPSARELFALLHAAEFRIAPEVIRTVLQRVGE; this is translated from the coding sequence ATGGCTCGCCTCGTCCTGAGCGACGCGAGTCCGTTGATCGCCCTGTCGCGGGTAAACGGCTTGGCCTGGTTGCCGAGCCTGTTCGGGACCGTGACCATGCCACCGGAGGTATACCGCGAGGTACTCCCGGGCCTGGACTTGCCTGGCGAAGACGCGATCACCCAGGCTTTGAGCGCAGGCTGGCTGGATATAGCGGGACCGGGCCCCGGAACCCCCGCGTTGCCCGAGCTGGACGAAGGCGAATCCGCCTGCATCCGGATCGCGTTGGCGCATGATGGCCCCACGCTGCTACTGATGGACGAACGCGCAGGCCGGGCGATCGCCCAGGAACGCGGCCTCCGGGTTGCGGGCACCGCCGCCATCATCGGACTTGCCAAACAGCGGGGCCTGATCCCGTCGGCGCGCGAGCTGTTCGCCCTTTTGCACGCCGCGGAGTTCCGCATCGCCCCCGAGGTGATCCGCACCGTGCTGCAGCGCGTCGGCGAGTAA